One genomic segment of Gottschalkia acidurici 9a includes these proteins:
- a CDS encoding type II secretion system F family protein gives MQKFKYRALDKNYKTVSGVVMADEMSAAATCLKERGLTIMDLSEDKELEVKPNVNKDLEKQDGLGGFGFIKKTDILMVIKQLASLISSGISVVPAIGIIESQIKKKKLKNILRKIKTDVESGRTLSDSLSKFPKYFDEMTTSIIKTGEETGLLDDSLMQVSIFMEKGSQLKKRIILSLIYPSIVLIVSIGVIFFLALAVIPKIIPLITMSGGSIPWNTQLLIDIAEFVRDNIKGIAIVSIIIVLIVIGLVVSKLGKYHIDKYKTYIPLIGTIFKYSAIITFSRTLSILLNSGVSIVQALKSTSDTITNLAIRESINNMADSVIKGENLSDSMKREQAFFPIMVESMIRVGEETGRLDNSLKTLTDMFEEMLDDRIKTMNSLIEPLLLFFIATVVGFVAVGLIAGIMSSYNA, from the coding sequence TTGCAGAAATTTAAATATAGAGCATTAGATAAAAATTACAAAACAGTCTCAGGAGTAGTCATGGCAGATGAGATGTCTGCAGCAGCTACATGTTTGAAGGAACGTGGACTAACTATAATGGATTTAAGTGAAGATAAAGAGTTAGAAGTCAAGCCAAACGTAAATAAGGATTTAGAAAAGCAAGATGGGTTAGGTGGCTTTGGATTTATAAAAAAAACAGATATATTGATGGTAATTAAACAATTAGCATCCTTGATATCATCAGGAATATCTGTTGTACCAGCTATCGGAATCATTGAGTCACAGATAAAGAAGAAGAAGTTAAAGAACATACTCAGAAAAATAAAGACTGACGTGGAAAGTGGAAGGACACTTAGTGATTCACTATCGAAGTTCCCAAAGTATTTTGATGAAATGACAACCAGTATTATCAAAACTGGAGAAGAAACAGGATTATTAGATGATTCCCTGATGCAGGTCAGTATATTTATGGAAAAGGGATCACAACTAAAAAAAAGAATTATCCTAAGCCTTATATATCCTAGCATTGTTCTTATTGTTTCCATTGGTGTAATATTCTTCTTAGCCCTTGCTGTAATACCCAAGATTATTCCGTTGATTACTATGTCTGGTGGTAGTATTCCTTGGAATACCCAGTTGCTGATAGATATTGCAGAGTTTGTAAGGGATAATATAAAAGGTATAGCAATAGTATCTATAATTATTGTACTTATTGTTATAGGACTTGTAGTTAGCAAATTGGGAAAATATCATATAGATAAATATAAGACCTATATTCCTTTAATAGGAACAATATTTAAATATTCAGCGATTATTACTTTTTCTAGAACATTATCTATACTGTTAAATAGCGGTGTGTCCATTGTACAAGCTCTAAAAAGTACAAGTGACACAATCACGAATTTAGCCATAAGGGAATCTATTAACAATATGGCTGACAGTGTAATAAAAGGCGAAAATTTATCAGATTCAATGAAGAGGGAACAAGCATTTTTTCCAATCATGGTAGAGAGTATGATAAGAGTAGGAGAAGAAACAGGGAGGTTGGATAACTCTCTTAAAACATTGACAGATATGTTTGAAGAAATGTTAGATGATAGAATAAAGACAATGAATTCACTAATAGAGCCTTTATTACTATTTTTTATAGCAACAGTAGTTGGATTTGTAGCTGTTGGACTAATAGCAGGAATAATGTCTAGTTATAATGCTTAA